One segment of Pyrococcus sp. ST04 DNA contains the following:
- a CDS encoding class I SAM-dependent rRNA methyltransferase, whose product MARVVVDAQAARAIGKGAMIVFKKGVVRVEGEVKPGDIVEVYTRGGKFLGKGFANPNSNIMVRIVTKDKDVEINKDLFRERIKKANDYRKKVLRYTNVYRMVYGEADYLPGLIVDRFNDIASLQISSAGMERFKMDVAEAIMEVEPEIETVFEKNTGRSRRREGLPEIERVLLGKEKYRTIIQEGRAKFIVDMRGQKTGFFLDQRENRLALEKWVKPGDRVLDVFTYTGGFAIHAAIAGAEEVIAIDKSPRAIETAKENAKLNGVEDKVKFIVGSAFEEMEKLQKRGEKFDIVILDPPAFVQHEKDLKAGLRAYFNVNFAGLNLVKDGGILVTCSCSQHVDLQMFKDMIIAAGAKAGKFLKMLEPYRTQAPDHPILMASKDTEYLKCLFLYVENMR is encoded by the coding sequence ATGGCGAGGGTAGTTGTTGATGCCCAAGCTGCGAGAGCCATAGGAAAAGGTGCAATGATAGTCTTCAAGAAGGGTGTCGTTAGGGTTGAAGGTGAGGTAAAGCCAGGTGACATTGTAGAAGTTTACACACGTGGCGGAAAGTTTTTAGGAAAGGGCTTTGCGAATCCAAACTCTAACATAATGGTGAGGATAGTTACCAAGGATAAGGACGTTGAAATAAACAAGGATCTTTTTAGGGAAAGGATAAAAAAGGCAAACGACTACAGAAAGAAAGTTCTTAGGTATACAAACGTCTATAGAATGGTATACGGTGAAGCTGACTACCTTCCAGGATTGATAGTGGACAGATTTAACGACATAGCTTCTCTACAGATATCCAGTGCGGGCATGGAGAGATTTAAGATGGATGTCGCGGAGGCTATAATGGAAGTTGAGCCGGAGATTGAAACTGTATTCGAGAAGAATACTGGAAGGAGCAGAAGAAGAGAAGGATTGCCAGAAATAGAGAGGGTTCTTCTAGGGAAGGAAAAATATAGGACAATAATACAAGAAGGAAGGGCCAAGTTCATTGTAGATATGAGAGGTCAGAAGACGGGGTTCTTCTTAGATCAGAGAGAAAACAGACTTGCCCTAGAAAAATGGGTAAAACCAGGGGACAGAGTTTTGGATGTTTTCACATATACAGGTGGATTTGCAATTCATGCAGCAATTGCTGGGGCTGAAGAAGTTATAGCAATTGATAAATCTCCAAGGGCTATAGAGACCGCGAAAGAAAATGCCAAATTGAATGGCGTTGAGGACAAGGTTAAGTTTATTGTGGGGAGTGCATTTGAGGAAATGGAAAAGTTACAAAAGAGGGGAGAGAAGTTTGACATAGTCATTCTCGATCCTCCAGCATTCGTTCAGCATGAAAAAGACCTTAAAGCTGGATTGAGGGCATATTTTAACGTAAACTTCGCTGGTCTTAACTTAGTAAAGGATGGTGGGATTCTAGTTACGTGCTCATGCTCTCAGCACGTGGATCTCCAGATGTTTAAAGATATGATAATAGCAGCAGGAGCCAAGGCTGGAAAGTTCCTCAAGATGCTAGAACCTTACAGAACCCAAGCTCCAGACCACCCCATACTTATGGCGTCCAAGGATACTGAATACCTCAAATGCCTGTTCCTTTATGTTGAGAATATGCGCTAG
- a CDS encoding universal stress protein yields MRILVLVDGSKWSQKAALYAFSVAKRKNAKVTLFSVLDRREAKALAFHLSMRSESLEKIQEFEETIWKDMKKSVKEVITTLLELGHREGINCSFKIVEGHAKDKVLEEANSGNYDMVVMGAYGKSGKTRIGSLLEDVVGRIVVPVMIVR; encoded by the coding sequence ATGAGAATACTAGTACTTGTAGATGGAAGCAAATGGAGCCAAAAAGCAGCTCTTTATGCGTTTTCAGTTGCTAAAAGGAAAAACGCAAAGGTAACATTATTTTCAGTTCTAGATAGAAGAGAAGCAAAGGCCCTAGCATTTCACCTGAGCATGAGAAGTGAGAGTCTCGAGAAAATACAGGAGTTCGAAGAAACAATATGGAAGGACATGAAGAAGAGCGTTAAGGAGGTCATAACAACCTTACTTGAGCTGGGACACAGGGAGGGAATAAACTGCTCGTTTAAAATAGTTGAGGGCCACGCTAAGGATAAAGTGCTTGAAGAGGCAAATTCTGGAAACTACGATATGGTTGTCATGGGAGCATATGGTAAGAGTGGAAAGACAAGAATAGGATCCTTACTGGAGGACGTTGTAGGAAGAATAGTCGTCCCGGTCATGATAGTCCGCTAG
- a CDS encoding SLC13 family permease yields the protein MEISEIIALSVFIAVYAAIISEKIHRTVAAMFGASIVLLLGIVPWEKVSHYLDLNTILLLAGMMVVVNVSRESGLFEYIAIKTAKLSKGDPMKVLLFFSIVTALVSAFLDNVTTVLLLTPMLLYITRQMKVNPVPYLLAEIFASNIGGTATLIGDPPNIMIGSAAKLSFNEFIKNMTPIAFVDLILMIGLVYVLYRKQLKKARETVSLAIMNLREEDAIRDKKLFRRSIIVISLVMLSFFLHDTLGVEPAVIALAGASLLLLWSGYSPEKALEKVEWATLFFFGGLFIIVGSLEETGFIAQVGEWIVRQIHNETEAILLISWLSALLSAVIDNIPFTATMIPLIKSMGSTLNTYPLWWALSLGACLGGNGTAIGASANIVVLGIAYREGIRITFKDFLKVGFIVMMLTVGVGSLILILRYG from the coding sequence TTCCGTGGGAAAAGGTTTCTCATTACCTAGACCTTAACACGATCTTGCTCCTCGCTGGGATGATGGTTGTTGTAAACGTTAGCAGAGAGAGCGGACTTTTTGAGTATATAGCAATAAAAACAGCGAAGCTATCTAAAGGAGATCCCATGAAAGTTCTTCTCTTCTTTTCCATTGTCACAGCCCTCGTAAGTGCATTTCTTGACAACGTCACAACGGTTCTTCTTCTAACTCCAATGCTACTCTACATAACCAGGCAGATGAAAGTTAATCCCGTTCCCTATCTCCTAGCAGAAATCTTTGCCTCGAACATCGGTGGAACGGCGACCCTAATAGGTGATCCACCAAACATAATGATAGGATCAGCAGCAAAGTTGAGCTTCAATGAGTTCATAAAAAATATGACCCCCATAGCCTTCGTTGATCTAATTCTCATGATAGGTCTAGTCTACGTTTTATATAGAAAACAACTGAAAAAAGCAAGGGAAACCGTAAGTCTGGCAATAATGAACCTTAGAGAAGAAGATGCAATAAGGGATAAGAAGCTGTTTAGGAGATCAATAATCGTCATATCCCTCGTCATGCTCTCCTTCTTCCTCCACGATACCCTGGGTGTCGAACCTGCGGTAATTGCACTAGCAGGAGCATCACTTCTCCTCCTATGGAGCGGATACTCCCCAGAAAAGGCTTTAGAAAAAGTCGAGTGGGCGACCCTATTCTTCTTTGGGGGCCTGTTCATAATAGTCGGTTCCTTGGAAGAGACGGGCTTTATTGCTCAAGTTGGAGAGTGGATAGTTAGGCAAATACACAATGAAACCGAGGCAATCCTCTTGATTTCCTGGTTATCAGCACTATTGAGTGCAGTAATAGACAACATTCCATTCACAGCGACCATGATCCCCCTGATAAAAAGCATGGGGTCGACATTAAACACCTACCCCTTGTGGTGGGCATTAAGCTTGGGAGCATGCCTAGGGGGCAATGGAACCGCGATAGGTGCAAGTGCCAACATAGTTGTCCTTGGAATTGCATACAGGGAGGGAATAAGAATAACATTTAAGGACTTCCTAAAAGTCGGGTTTATAGTTATGATGCTAACAGTTGGTGTAGGTTCATTAATTTTGATCCTAAGATATGGGTGA